The following are encoded together in the Populus trichocarpa isolate Nisqually-1 chromosome 5, P.trichocarpa_v4.1, whole genome shotgun sequence genome:
- the LOC18098625 gene encoding kinesin-like protein KIN-14I isoform X2 yields METEQQQQVWPFSAASVVEDMIQENIGARPRDVDLVASRKAEEASLRRYEAAGWLRKTAGVVGGKDLPAEPSEEEFRFGLRSGIILCTVLNKIQPGAVPKVVEGPGDSVEVPDGAALSAFQYFENVRNFLVAVEEMGIPNFEASDLEQGGKSARVVNCILALKSYNEWKQSGGIGTWKYGGNLKPSSCGGGKLFMRKNSEPFMSSFSRMSSGDPSSFDEQFRDLSEAGASRSLKMLVRTVLSNRKQEEIPNIVESMLNKVMEEFERRLVSQNEQMEEDSSTQINTEEWCTYKGNPHEESNDQLLKQQVLVDRQQKDIKELKLTLHATKEGMHFLQMKYLEEFNNLGKHLYGLAHAASGYQRVLEENRKLYNQVQDLKGNIRVYCRVRPFLTGQPNRFGTVDRIDEGSISIITPSKYGKEGRKSFSFNKVFGPLATQGEVFADTQPLIRSVLDGYNVCIFAYGQTGSGKTYTMTGPEDLTEESLGVNYRALSDLFLLSDQRKEVICYDISVQMLEIYNEQVRDLLATDGLNRRLDIRNSSQNGINVPDASLVSVSSPSDVLNLMNIGQRNRAVSATAMNDRSSRSHSCLTVHVQGRDLTSGAVLRGSMHLVDLAGSERVDKSEVTGDRLKEAQHINRSLSALGDVIASLAQKNSHVPYRNSKLTQLLQDSLGGQAKTLMFVHISPEADALGETISTLKFAERVATVELGAARVNKDSSEVKELKEQMANLKAALAMKEGESENSQHSRSSTPERLKRKPGLPFSYSWHSASSITSGHRQMEDGNAEVRNHYSSIPRRRSLDPQDLIMYSPPWSSAGSPALSGKEDDKESVFGDWVDKVMVNRLDAARRDENPAGQWEVDSRQLPGMFYQVYAREPSKIYPEQPYKSPQNTKDNQEYDAQRSRFEMASTDDSDELEAATSDSSEPDLLWQSNIPRMTSLPNPNVLGSKTKKTTNPRGFKSTETRSLIPSLIPSPSRKLPNGVSPGLNKPGRQLVSVDGKRKTGHAK; encoded by the exons atggaaacagAGCAGCAGCAACAAGTTTGGCCTTTCTCTGCTGCTTCTGTTGTAGAGGACatgattcaagaaaatattGGAGCTCGACCAAGAGATGTTGATTTGGTGGCTTCAAGAAAAGCTGAAGAAGCTT CCTTGAGAAGGTATGAAGCAGCTGGGTGGCTTCGAAAGACAGCAGGAGTTGTTGGGGGTAAAGATTTGCCAGCTGAGCCCTCTGAAGAAGAATTCAGGTTTGGATTGCGAAGTGGGATAATTTTGTGTACAGTCCTTAACAAGATTCAACCTGGAGCAGTTCCAAAG GTAGTGGAAGGTCCTGGTGATTCTGTTGAAGTTCCTGATGGGGCTGCTTTATCAGCATTTCAGTACTTCGAAAACGTGAGAAACTTCCTGGTAGCTGTTGAGGAAATGGGGATTCCAAACTTTGAAGCTTCTGATTTGGAACAG GGAGGAAAATCTGCTAGGGTTGTGAACTGTATTTTAGCTCTTAAGTCATATAATGAATGGAAACAAAGTGGTGGAATTGGGACATGGAAATATGGAGGAAACTTGAAACCCTCATCTTGTGGGGGTGGGAAACTCTTCATGCGAAAAAATTCCGAGCCTTTCATGAGTTCCTTTTCTCGGATGAGCAGTGGTGATCCATCTTCATTTGATGAACAATTCCGTGACCTAAGCGAAGCT GGCGCCTCTCGTTCTTTGAAGATGCTTGTCCGTACAGTTCTTTCAAACAGGAAGCAAGAAGAAATACCAAAT ATTGTAGAGTCTATGCTAAATAAAGTCATGGAGGAGTTCGAGCGTCGGTTGGTGAGCCAGAATGAGCAG ATGGAAGAAGACTCTTCCACACAAATCAATACAGAGGAATGGTGCACTTATAAGGGCAATCCTCATGAGGAATCAAATGACCAGCTTTTGAAACAGCAAGTGTTGGTTGATCGACAACAAAAAGACATTAAG gaattgaaacttacTCTTCATGCTACGAAAGAAGGAATGCATTTTTTGCAGATGAAATATCTGGAGGAGTTCAACAATTTAG GTAAGCACTTGTATGGTCTAGCTCATGCTGCTTCAGGCTACCAGAGAGTCCTAGAGGAGAACCGCAAGTTATACAATCAAGTGCAGGACCTGAAAg GAAATATTAGAGTATATTGTCGAGTAAGACCCTTCTTGACTGGGCAACCAAATCGTTTTGGTACGGTGGATCGCATAGATGAAGGGAGCATTTCAATTATCACCCCTTCGAAATATGGCAAAGAGGGACGCAAATCATTTAGCTTCAACAAGGTTTTTGGTCCTTTGGCAACTCAAG GGGAGGTTTTTGCAGACACCCAGCCTTTGATCCGGTCTGTTCTTGATGGGTACAATGTATGTATATTTGCATATGGCCAAACAGGATCCGGGAAGACCTATACTATG ACTGGTCCCGAGGATCTTACAGAGGAAAGCCTAGGTGTAAACTACAGGGCATTGAGTGATCTATTTCTCCTCTCAGATCAAAGAAAGGAAGTTATTTGCTACGATATCTCTGTCCAAATGCTTGAAATTTACAACGAGCAAGTGAGGGATCTCCTTGCAACTGATGGTCTCAACAGAAG ATTAGATATTCGAAACAGTTCTCAGAATGGAATAAACGTACCAGATGCAAGTCTTGTGTCTGTATCATCACCATCTGATGTCTTAAATTTGATGAACATCGGGCAAAGGAATCGTGCAGTTAGCGCTACAGCAATGAATGACCGGAGCAGTCGCTCCCACAG CTGCCTGACAGTTCATGTTCAAGGGAGAGACCTGACATCTGGAGCAGTACTCCGTGGTTCGATGCATCTAGTTGACCTGGCAGGAAGTGAACGGGTTGACAAATCTGAGGTGACAGGAGATAGATTAAAGGAAGCACAGCATATCAATAGATCTCTTTCTGCTTTGGGAGATGTGATTGCCTCTCTTGCTCAAAAAAACTCACATGTTCCCTACAGGAACAGCAAACTCACTCAACTACTCCAGGATTCACTTG GAGGGCAGGCTAAGACACTCATGTTTGTCCACATAAGTCCTGAGGCTGATGCTCTTGGAGAAACAATTAGCACACTTAAATTCGCTGAACGGGTTGCCACTGTTGAGCTTGGCGCTGCACGAGTTAATAAAGATAGTTCAGAGGTGAAGGAGCTGAAAGAGCAG ATGGCTAATCTCAAAGCAGCCTTAGCAATGAAGGAAGGAGAGTCAGAAAATTCACAGCATTCTCGATCCAGCACCCCAGAAAGACTTAAAAGGAAGCCTGGTTTGCCCTTTTCTTATAGTTGGCATAGTGCAAGTAGCATCACCAGTGGTCATAGGCAGATGGAGGATGGTAATGCAGAG GTTAGGAACCACTATTCGTCTATTCCAAGAAGGCGAAGCTTGGATCCCCAGGACTTGATCATGTATTCACCTCCTTGGTCATCTGCTGGCAGTCCTGCATTGAGTGGAAAGGAGGATGATAAAGAATCGGTCTTTGGTGACTGGGTTGACAAGGTCATGGTGAATAGGCTTGACGCTGCAAGAAGAGATGAAAATCCTGCAGGGCAATGGGAAGTAGACAGCAGACAATTGCCTGGCATGTTTTATCAGGTTTATGCTCGAGAACCTTCAAAGATTTATCCAGAACAACCCTACAAATCTCCACAGAACACAAAGGACAACCAAGAGTATGATGCTCAGAGGAGTAGGTTTGAAATGGCATCCACTGATGACTCTGATGAACTTGAGGCTGCAACAAGTGATTCTTCTGAGCCAGATTTGCTATGGCAATCTAACATTCCTAGAATGACCAGCCTTCCCAATCCCAATGTGTTGGGATCTAAAACAAAGAAGACTACTAATCCAAGGGGATTCAAGAGCACCGAAACAAG GAGTTTAATTCCATCGCTAATTCCTTCACCGTCAAGGAAACTACCAAATGGGGTGAGTCCAGGCCTCAACAAACCTGGAAGGCAGCTAGTTTCTGTTGATGGAAAGAGGAAAACTGGGCATGCAAAGTGA
- the LOC18098625 gene encoding kinesin-like protein KIN-14G isoform X1 produces METEQQQQVWPFSAASVVEDMIQENIGARPRDVDLVASRKAEEASLRRYEAAGWLRKTAGVVGGKDLPAEPSEEEFRFGLRSGIILCTVLNKIQPGAVPKVVEGPGDSVEVPDGAALSAFQYFENVRNFLVAVEEMGIPNFEASDLEQGGKSARVVNCILALKSYNEWKQSGGIGTWKYGGNLKPSSCGGGKLFMRKNSEPFMSSFSRMSSGDPSSFDEQFRDLSEAGASRSLKMLVRTVLSNRKQEEIPNIVESMLNKVMEEFERRLVSQNEQMKTTAKDMEESSPDMPLSSSSDTRMEEDSSTQINTEEWCTYKGNPHEESNDQLLKQQVLVDRQQKDIKELKLTLHATKEGMHFLQMKYLEEFNNLGKHLYGLAHAASGYQRVLEENRKLYNQVQDLKGNIRVYCRVRPFLTGQPNRFGTVDRIDEGSISIITPSKYGKEGRKSFSFNKVFGPLATQGEVFADTQPLIRSVLDGYNVCIFAYGQTGSGKTYTMTGPEDLTEESLGVNYRALSDLFLLSDQRKEVICYDISVQMLEIYNEQVRDLLATDGLNRRLDIRNSSQNGINVPDASLVSVSSPSDVLNLMNIGQRNRAVSATAMNDRSSRSHSCLTVHVQGRDLTSGAVLRGSMHLVDLAGSERVDKSEVTGDRLKEAQHINRSLSALGDVIASLAQKNSHVPYRNSKLTQLLQDSLGGQAKTLMFVHISPEADALGETISTLKFAERVATVELGAARVNKDSSEVKELKEQMANLKAALAMKEGESENSQHSRSSTPERLKRKPGLPFSYSWHSASSITSGHRQMEDGNAEVRNHYSSIPRRRSLDPQDLIMYSPPWSSAGSPALSGKEDDKESVFGDWVDKVMVNRLDAARRDENPAGQWEVDSRQLPGMFYQVYAREPSKIYPEQPYKSPQNTKDNQEYDAQRSRFEMASTDDSDELEAATSDSSEPDLLWQSNIPRMTSLPNPNVLGSKTKKTTNPRGFKSTETRSLIPSLIPSPSRKLPNGVSPGLNKPGRQLVSVDGKRKTGHAK; encoded by the exons atggaaacagAGCAGCAGCAACAAGTTTGGCCTTTCTCTGCTGCTTCTGTTGTAGAGGACatgattcaagaaaatattGGAGCTCGACCAAGAGATGTTGATTTGGTGGCTTCAAGAAAAGCTGAAGAAGCTT CCTTGAGAAGGTATGAAGCAGCTGGGTGGCTTCGAAAGACAGCAGGAGTTGTTGGGGGTAAAGATTTGCCAGCTGAGCCCTCTGAAGAAGAATTCAGGTTTGGATTGCGAAGTGGGATAATTTTGTGTACAGTCCTTAACAAGATTCAACCTGGAGCAGTTCCAAAG GTAGTGGAAGGTCCTGGTGATTCTGTTGAAGTTCCTGATGGGGCTGCTTTATCAGCATTTCAGTACTTCGAAAACGTGAGAAACTTCCTGGTAGCTGTTGAGGAAATGGGGATTCCAAACTTTGAAGCTTCTGATTTGGAACAG GGAGGAAAATCTGCTAGGGTTGTGAACTGTATTTTAGCTCTTAAGTCATATAATGAATGGAAACAAAGTGGTGGAATTGGGACATGGAAATATGGAGGAAACTTGAAACCCTCATCTTGTGGGGGTGGGAAACTCTTCATGCGAAAAAATTCCGAGCCTTTCATGAGTTCCTTTTCTCGGATGAGCAGTGGTGATCCATCTTCATTTGATGAACAATTCCGTGACCTAAGCGAAGCT GGCGCCTCTCGTTCTTTGAAGATGCTTGTCCGTACAGTTCTTTCAAACAGGAAGCAAGAAGAAATACCAAAT ATTGTAGAGTCTATGCTAAATAAAGTCATGGAGGAGTTCGAGCGTCGGTTGGTGAGCCAGAATGAGCAG ATGAAAACAACAGCAAAAGATATGGAAGAATCTAGCCCTGACATGCCTCTTTCAAGCTCTAGCGATACAAGG ATGGAAGAAGACTCTTCCACACAAATCAATACAGAGGAATGGTGCACTTATAAGGGCAATCCTCATGAGGAATCAAATGACCAGCTTTTGAAACAGCAAGTGTTGGTTGATCGACAACAAAAAGACATTAAG gaattgaaacttacTCTTCATGCTACGAAAGAAGGAATGCATTTTTTGCAGATGAAATATCTGGAGGAGTTCAACAATTTAG GTAAGCACTTGTATGGTCTAGCTCATGCTGCTTCAGGCTACCAGAGAGTCCTAGAGGAGAACCGCAAGTTATACAATCAAGTGCAGGACCTGAAAg GAAATATTAGAGTATATTGTCGAGTAAGACCCTTCTTGACTGGGCAACCAAATCGTTTTGGTACGGTGGATCGCATAGATGAAGGGAGCATTTCAATTATCACCCCTTCGAAATATGGCAAAGAGGGACGCAAATCATTTAGCTTCAACAAGGTTTTTGGTCCTTTGGCAACTCAAG GGGAGGTTTTTGCAGACACCCAGCCTTTGATCCGGTCTGTTCTTGATGGGTACAATGTATGTATATTTGCATATGGCCAAACAGGATCCGGGAAGACCTATACTATG ACTGGTCCCGAGGATCTTACAGAGGAAAGCCTAGGTGTAAACTACAGGGCATTGAGTGATCTATTTCTCCTCTCAGATCAAAGAAAGGAAGTTATTTGCTACGATATCTCTGTCCAAATGCTTGAAATTTACAACGAGCAAGTGAGGGATCTCCTTGCAACTGATGGTCTCAACAGAAG ATTAGATATTCGAAACAGTTCTCAGAATGGAATAAACGTACCAGATGCAAGTCTTGTGTCTGTATCATCACCATCTGATGTCTTAAATTTGATGAACATCGGGCAAAGGAATCGTGCAGTTAGCGCTACAGCAATGAATGACCGGAGCAGTCGCTCCCACAG CTGCCTGACAGTTCATGTTCAAGGGAGAGACCTGACATCTGGAGCAGTACTCCGTGGTTCGATGCATCTAGTTGACCTGGCAGGAAGTGAACGGGTTGACAAATCTGAGGTGACAGGAGATAGATTAAAGGAAGCACAGCATATCAATAGATCTCTTTCTGCTTTGGGAGATGTGATTGCCTCTCTTGCTCAAAAAAACTCACATGTTCCCTACAGGAACAGCAAACTCACTCAACTACTCCAGGATTCACTTG GAGGGCAGGCTAAGACACTCATGTTTGTCCACATAAGTCCTGAGGCTGATGCTCTTGGAGAAACAATTAGCACACTTAAATTCGCTGAACGGGTTGCCACTGTTGAGCTTGGCGCTGCACGAGTTAATAAAGATAGTTCAGAGGTGAAGGAGCTGAAAGAGCAG ATGGCTAATCTCAAAGCAGCCTTAGCAATGAAGGAAGGAGAGTCAGAAAATTCACAGCATTCTCGATCCAGCACCCCAGAAAGACTTAAAAGGAAGCCTGGTTTGCCCTTTTCTTATAGTTGGCATAGTGCAAGTAGCATCACCAGTGGTCATAGGCAGATGGAGGATGGTAATGCAGAG GTTAGGAACCACTATTCGTCTATTCCAAGAAGGCGAAGCTTGGATCCCCAGGACTTGATCATGTATTCACCTCCTTGGTCATCTGCTGGCAGTCCTGCATTGAGTGGAAAGGAGGATGATAAAGAATCGGTCTTTGGTGACTGGGTTGACAAGGTCATGGTGAATAGGCTTGACGCTGCAAGAAGAGATGAAAATCCTGCAGGGCAATGGGAAGTAGACAGCAGACAATTGCCTGGCATGTTTTATCAGGTTTATGCTCGAGAACCTTCAAAGATTTATCCAGAACAACCCTACAAATCTCCACAGAACACAAAGGACAACCAAGAGTATGATGCTCAGAGGAGTAGGTTTGAAATGGCATCCACTGATGACTCTGATGAACTTGAGGCTGCAACAAGTGATTCTTCTGAGCCAGATTTGCTATGGCAATCTAACATTCCTAGAATGACCAGCCTTCCCAATCCCAATGTGTTGGGATCTAAAACAAAGAAGACTACTAATCCAAGGGGATTCAAGAGCACCGAAACAAG GAGTTTAATTCCATCGCTAATTCCTTCACCGTCAAGGAAACTACCAAATGGGGTGAGTCCAGGCCTCAACAAACCTGGAAGGCAGCTAGTTTCTGTTGATGGAAAGAGGAAAACTGGGCATGCAAAGTGA